The following are encoded in a window of Deltaproteobacteria bacterium genomic DNA:
- a CDS encoding NusG domain II-containing protein, with amino-acid sequence MTPADRVLVIILLVLSLLSYAIIVSLFPADIPKTAVIEINGKEVKRFSLNRQIPPRRVPLHIDRGEAVFEVSDGRIRILPMPDKICSKHICSKKGWIEKPWDMIVCMPNKIVVRIIGEKDKGDIDLITR; translated from the coding sequence ATGACCCCTGCAGACAGGGTGCTTGTAATTATTCTCCTGGTCCTTAGTCTGCTAAGTTATGCCATAATCGTTTCACTTTTCCCGGCAGATATTCCAAAGACGGCAGTTATAGAAATTAATGGAAAGGAAGTAAAGCGCTTTTCCCTCAATAGGCAGATACCTCCCCGGCGGGTACCTCTGCACATAGACCGGGGGGAAGCCGTGTTTGAAGTTTCTGACGGTAGAATACGCATATTGCCTATGCCTGATAAAATCTGCTCCAAACATATCTGTTCAAAAAAGGGATGGATAGAAAAACCCTGGGATATGATCGTCTGTATGCCGAACAAGATTGTTGTCAGGATTATAGGCGAAAAAGATAAGGGGGACATTGATCTTATTACCAGGTAA
- a CDS encoding O-acetyl-ADP-ribose deacetylase yields MRRNVGNSVIELVEGDITREETDAIINAANSSLLGGGGVDGAIHRAGGPAILEECRKLGGCPPGEAKITTAGKLKAKHVIHTVGPIFRGGNAGEEQVLSNAYRNCLIAASQEGLKSLSFPSISTGAYGYPVEKAALTALSTIKDFLIHDSSIELVRFVLFGTGDYNIYQRVLEDLL; encoded by the coding sequence ATGAGAAGAAATGTGGGAAATTCCGTCATAGAACTTGTTGAAGGGGACATTACCCGGGAAGAGACCGATGCCATTATAAATGCCGCCAACAGTTCGCTCCTCGGTGGCGGTGGTGTTGACGGGGCCATTCACAGGGCAGGTGGACCGGCCATTCTTGAAGAGTGCAGAAAGCTTGGCGGCTGTCCTCCGGGAGAGGCAAAAATAACAACGGCCGGTAAACTCAAGGCAAAGCACGTTATACATACGGTGGGTCCCATCTTCAGGGGAGGAAATGCCGGTGAAGAGCAAGTCCTTTCCAATGCCTACCGCAATTGCCTGATAGCAGCTTCTCAAGAGGGACTGAAAAGCCTCTCCTTTCCCTCCATCAGTACCGGCGCCTACGGTTATCCTGTTGAAAAAGCGGCATTAACCGCACTCTCTACAATAAAGGACTTTCTAATTCATGATTCCTCCATAGAGCTTGTCCGGTTTGTGCTCTTCGGGACTGGTGATTATAATATTTACCAAAGGGTTCTGGAAGACCTTCTCTAG